The genomic interval GAAGACCTTTTCATATGGCTCTATATGGACATCGCTCGCACCCCTGTTTATTGCCTCGGAAAGGATTAAATTAACAAGTTTTACAACAGGAGCCTCTTCAACAGCCTGCTTTAACTCTACAATGTCAACAGACTCTTCTTCTTCATCCTTAACAAAATCAAGCATATCGCCGCCTTCCTGTTTTTTAAGGCTGTCCATGACTGTCTGGAGGGCATCTGACTTGCCGTAATGATGGGCAATTGCCTCGCGTATTGCTGTTTCCGTGGCCACTACTGGCTCAACATTATAGCCCGTCATAAACTTTATATCGTCTATTGCAAAAACATTGGAGGGATCTACCATGGCAATGGTCAGAGTGGCGCCAACCCTTGTCACAGGCATCATCTGATATTTCTGGACTACCTCTATTGGTATGAATTTCGTAACAGAAGGGTCAATCTTATACTCGGAGAGGTCAATAGCAGGAACGCCGTATTGTTTGCTCAGAAATGTTACGAGTTTTCCCTCGTCTAAAAAACCGAGCTTAACTAAAATCGATCCAAGTCGCCCCCCTTCTTTTCTCTGAAGGTCAAGGGCTTTTCTCAACTGCTCTTCACTAATCAACTTATTAGCTATAAGCACCTGACCGAGTTTTCCAGCCATATTTCCCAATTTATAGGAAAATTTATAAAATGTCAACCACTACTTTTAAATAATGTATTTATAACGGTTAGTTTAATTAACAGCCCTTAGAAAATCCTTTAGCTTATACCAACTCCCCCTACATCCTTCAAGTTAGTGTCAGCAATCTCAACACTGTCATTTCCTCAATCGCATACCTGAGACCCTCACGCCCATGCCCTGACTCCTTCACCCCGCCATAGGGCATATGGTCAATCCTGAAAGTAGACACATCATTAATCATTATACCGCCAACCTCTATAGTCTCCCATGCCTTAAATATAAGTCTCTTATCATTGGTAAAAACTCCAGCCTGAAGGCCATAAGGGGTATCGTTCACCATTCTCAGGGCATCATCAAACTCCCTGTACTTTATTACTGTCACAATGGGTGCAAAGGCTTCCATGCAGCTTACCTTCATATCAGGCTCTGTATTGATTAAAACTGTTGGCTCAAAAAAGTTCGGTACGAGTCTCTGACTTTGCTTCCTCCTTCCTCCTGTCAGTATCTTTGCACCCCCATCAACAGCCTCTTTAACCCATGACTCTATCCTCTTTGCCTCTTCATCGCTCACCATAGGCCCCATATCAACAGTCTCATCAAGGGGGTCGCCAACCGTGAGATTCTTCACAAGAGGAAGGAATATCTCCATAAACTTCTCATAGATATCCTCATGCACATAAAGCCTCTGGACAGAAATGCAGTTCTGGCCTGCATTGGTAAAAGCACCATAGACGCATCTCTTAGCAGCATGTTCAATGTCTGCATCTGAATGGACAATAACACCGGCATTTCCACCAAGCTCAAGGACTACCTTTTTCTTAGATACCCTGGCCTTAAGCCTCCATCCAACAGAGGCTCCACCTGTAAAGGAAAGCATCCTTATACGCTCATCATCGAGGAGCTCTTCAGCAACCTTTGAAGACATAGGAAGGATGCTTAAGACCCCATCATTTACCCCGGAATCAACACATATCTCTCCAAGTAGTAAAGCAGTTATCGGCGTCTTGGAGGCAGGTTTTATGATTATTGTATTGCCTGAGGCAAGGGCAGGCGCTATCTTGTGAGCTACGAGGTTGAGCGGGAAATTAAATGGGGTTATCCCTAAGATAGGGCCTATTGGAAACCTCCTCGTTAAAGCCCATCTGCCTTCAAGACCGGGGATTAAATCAAGGGGTATTACCTCGCCCCCAATCCTTTTTGCCTCCTCAGAGGCTATCTCAAAAGTAAGCGCAGCCCTCGCTGCCTCAATGCGTGACTCTTTCAGGGCCTTCCCGACCTCAAGGCTTATGCTCTTTGCAATCTCCTCTTTCCTCTTTTTTATGCCTTCTGAAATAAGGTGTAGAATTTCTGCCCTTTTGTAACCTGGAGTTTTTTTATAAAACTCGAAAGCCGCGTATGCTTCAGCTACAGCCTTTTTTGCATATCCGATGTCTGCAGTGCAGACGTTTCCTATAACCTCGCCATTATAAGGGTTTATAACATCCATCTTTTCCCCTGAATCCACCCACTTACAGCCGAGGAGAAGTTTATACTCTTTGTCCATGGTATCCTCCATAAATAATTAAAATGCTCTAAGCCTCAGACAAACGCAACTTTTACCAGATTTCAAGATAAAAATCTTTGTATGCCCTGATCTGTTCAAAGTCGGTTTTATTTGAGGTTATAACAGTCGCACCATGATTCCTCGCAGTAAGCGCTATCAGGACATCAAAATGCAGGTCTCTCAGTTTCTCAGGAGAAAAACCATTATCCATATACATCTTAGACAGTATTTCACCTGATTCGAGCCAGTTTTTTTCTGTCGGGGTAAGTATCGGGTGATTCTTCGCCAGTGCTGACACGAAACTCTTTTCCATTTCTCTTGTAGCGCCTCGTGCCAATTCAGACAGGACAACAGCAGAGTTCCTTATAAGACCGTTCAGGTTCCGGAAATGATTGGCGAATTTATTTGTTCTCAGGTGATCAATAAAGATTGAAGTGTCAAAGATAATAATCCTATCTGCCATGAGCCTCAAATTTTAATTTTCCGCCATGCTTTGACATCAACTCTTTGAATTTATTGAGGGCAACGACTTCTCTCAAAGCTATATGGACTGCATTGCTTCTGCTCTTTGCACCGAGGACTTTCACCGCTTCATCTGCAAGTTTTGTATCAAGCCTTATAGATGTCATTTTAACGGAAGATTTCATGTATTCGGGCCTCCCTTTGTTTGTATATACATAGATTAATTTATTTATATACAATTGTCAAGTTCTGTCACTGTAGCCGCATTGACTCGTATATCATGTCAAGACCTGACACGGTTATGATGTTATTGACAGGGAACATCCCTTTGAAACAATGTGCAATGAATTGGGAATAAGGCACATATACACTAAGCCCTATAGACCTCAAACCAATGGCAAAATAGAGGCATTTTGGAAGATAATTAAGAACGAATTCTTTTACCCTAACTCGTTTGAGTCTGAGGGAGATCTGATTATGAACCTTGGAAACTTTTTATTTGAATTTAATCATCTGAGAAAACATGGAGGATTGAATTATGAAACACCTTTTGATAAACTCCAGAAAGTTACTGAATTATTGAGATAGTACAGCTGTCCCTATTTATTATACTTTACGCCGAATTCCGGCAGGGTAATGAGGACGTCCTACAATGGCACTACCCAAACTACAAGAGCTGCGTGTGGCGGCCTCGTTAAGGTAGTGCCATTGGGTAGCGTCCCCTTAGTTTCTTAGTTTCGCGCGAATCAAATTAAGGCAAGTGTCCCGCCTCGCTTCCCTGATCCCCCTTGCCCCTCAGGTGTATGGCCGATGCAAGGTTTA from Nitrospirota bacterium carries:
- a CDS encoding aldehyde dehydrogenase family protein; translated protein: MDKEYKLLLGCKWVDSGEKMDVINPYNGEVIGNVCTADIGYAKKAVAEAYAAFEFYKKTPGYKRAEILHLISEGIKKRKEEIAKSISLEVGKALKESRIEAARAALTFEIASEEAKRIGGEVIPLDLIPGLEGRWALTRRFPIGPILGITPFNFPLNLVAHKIAPALASGNTIIIKPASKTPITALLLGEICVDSGVNDGVLSILPMSSKVAEELLDDERIRMLSFTGGASVGWRLKARVSKKKVVLELGGNAGVIVHSDADIEHAAKRCVYGAFTNAGQNCISVQRLYVHEDIYEKFMEIFLPLVKNLTVGDPLDETVDMGPMVSDEEAKRIESWVKEAVDGGAKILTGGRRKQSQRLVPNFFEPTVLINTEPDMKVSCMEAFAPIVTVIKYREFDDALRMVNDTPYGLQAGVFTNDKRLIFKAWETIEVGGIMINDVSTFRIDHMPYGGVKESGHGREGLRYAIEEMTVLRLLTLT
- a CDS encoding type II toxin-antitoxin system VapC family toxin, which translates into the protein MADRIIIFDTSIFIDHLRTNKFANHFRNLNGLIRNSAVVLSELARGATREMEKSFVSALAKNHPILTPTEKNWLESGEILSKMYMDNGFSPEKLRDLHFDVLIALTARNHGATVITSNKTDFEQIRAYKDFYLEIW
- a CDS encoding type II toxin-antitoxin system VapB family antitoxin; protein product: MKSSVKMTSIRLDTKLADEAVKVLGAKSRSNAVHIALREVVALNKFKELMSKHGGKLKFEAHGR
- a CDS encoding transposase; its protein translation is MCNELGIRHIYTKPYRPQTNGKIEAFWKIIKNEFFYPNSFESEGDLIMNLGNFLFEFNHLRKHGGLNYETPFDKLQKVTELLR